One region of Peromyscus eremicus chromosome 4, PerEre_H2_v1, whole genome shotgun sequence genomic DNA includes:
- the Zcchc3 gene encoding zinc finger CCHC domain-containing protein 3, with the protein MASGGGGGGAEEGLQRDRLQLPLPAQPTARAEEAEGAREKMGWAQVVKNLAEKKGDFREPRRRDETGSGESGGRGSPAGLAAPNPDDFPPAARGDPKGRRREPAGELADAGGKKGAGDASRRKKAEVAAAAAAEQEEPEEEEAAMATPAKPGATEDAAAERPVQDEPPEPPAAGPGKGRFLVRICFQGDESACPTRDFVVGALILRSIGMDPDDIYAVIQIPGSREFDVSFRSADKLALFLRVYEEKRELEDCWENFVVLGRSRSSLKTLFILFRNETVDVEDIVTWLKRHCDVLAVPVKVTDRFGIWTGEYKCEIELRQGEGGVRHLPGAFFLGAERGYSWYKGQPKTCFKCGSQTHMSGTCTQDRCFRCGEEGHLSPYCRKVIVCNLCGKRGHAFAQCPKAVHNNVAAQLNGVAGH; encoded by the coding sequence ATGGcctccggcggcggcggcggcggagccgAGGAGGGTCTACAGCGGGACCGGCTGCAGCTCCCGCTCCCCGCGCAGCCCACGGCCCGCGCCGAGGAAGCCGAGGGCGCCCGCGAGAAGATGGGCTGGGCGCAGGTGGTGAAGAACCTGGCGGAGAAGAAGGGCGACTTCCGCGAGCCGCGGCGGCGCGACGAAACGGGCAGCGGTGAGAGTGGCGGGCGAGGCAGCCCCGCGGGCCTGGCCGCGCCGAACCCCGACGACTTCCCGCCTGCCGCCCGCGGGGACCCCAAGGGCCGCCGTAGAGAGCCTGCGGGCGAGCTGGCAGACGCTGGCGGCAAGAAGGGAGCGGGAGACGCGAGTCGAAGGAAGAAGGCcgaggtggcggcggcggcggcggcggagcagGAGGagccggaggaggaggaggcggccaTGGCGACCCCCGCCAAGCCCGGCGCGACCGAAGACGCAGCTGCAGAGAGACCAGTCCAGGACGAGCCTCCAGAGCCTCCAGCCGCCGGGCCGGGCAAGGGCCGCTTCCTCGTGCGCATCTGTTTCCAGGGAGACGAGAGTGCCTGTCCGACCCGGGATTTCGTGGTGGGCGCGCTCATCCTGCGCTCCATCGGCATGGACCCCGACGACATCTACGCGGTCATCCAGATCCCCGGCAGCCGTGAGTTCGACGTGAGCTTCCGATCCGCCGACAAGCTAGCCCTGTTTCTCCGCGTCTACGAGGAAAAGCGAGAGCTGGAGGACTGCTGGGAGAACTTTGTGGTGTTGGGGCGGAGCAGGTCCAGCTTGAAGACCCTCTTCATCCTCTTCCGGAACGAGACCGTGGATGTGGAGGACATCGTGACCTGGCTCAAGCGCCACTGCGACGTGCTGGCCGTGCCCGTGAAAGTGACCGACAGGTTTGGGATCTGGACCGGGGAGTACAAGTGCGAGATCGAGCTGCGCCAGGGGGAGGGCGGAGTGAGGCACCTGCCCGGGGCCTTCTTCTTGGGAGCCGAGAGGGGCTACAGTTGGTACAAGGGGCAGCCCAAGACGTGCTTCAAATGTGGTTCTCAGACCCACATGAGCGGCACCTGCACGCAGGACAGGTGTTTCAGGTGCGGGGAAGAGGGGCACCTGAGCCCTTACTGCCGGAAGGTCATCGTGTGCAACCTCTGTGGCAAGAGAGGACACGCCTTCGCCCAGTGTCCCAAAGCAGTTCACAATAACGTGGCAGCTCAGCTCAACGGCGTGGCAGGGCACTGA
- the LOC131909791 gene encoding GTPase HRas-like, which produces MMTEYRFAVVGAGGVGKSVLTIQLIQNRFVDEYDPTIEDFHQKQVVIDGEACLLDILDTAGWEECSAMRDQCIHTGEGFLCVFAINSTKSFNNIDQYREHIKRIKDSDDVPMVLVGNKCDLAACTVKSWQAQDLARSYGIPYIETSARTRQGVEDAFSTLVREIRQHKLQELNPPDRSGPGYMSCKCVLL; this is translated from the coding sequence ATGATGACAGAATACAGGTTTGCGGTGGTGGGTGCTGGAGGTGTGGGAAAGAGTGTCCTGACCATCCAGCTGATCCAGAATCGTTTTGTGGATGAATATGACCCCACCATAGAGGACTTCCATCAGAAACAGGTGGTCATTGATGGGGAGGCATGTCTGCTGGACATCCTAGACACAGCGGGTTGGGAGGAATGTAGTGCCATGAGGGACCAATGCATCCACACAGGggagggtttcctctgtgtgtttgctatCAATAGCACCAAGTCCTTTAACAACATCGATCAGTACAGGGAGCACATCAAACGGATAAAGGACTCGGATGATGTGCCAATGGTGCTGGTGGGGAACAAGTGTGACCTGGCCGCTTGTACTGTTAAGTCTTGGCAGGCCCAGGACCTTGCCCGCAGCTATGGCATCCCCTATATCGAAACATCAGCCAGGACCCGGCAGGGTGTGGAGGATGCCTTCTCCACACTTGTCCGTGAGATTCGGCAACACAAACTACAGGAGCTAAACCCTCCTGATAGGAGTGGCCCTGGCTACATGAGCTGCAAGTGTGTGCTATTGTGA
- the C4H20orf96 gene encoding uncharacterized protein C20orf96 homolog isoform X2 produces MALKRTHSRTHFPGHKLQVLWSEKNLKLNTLPPLQQAKGHSKSKMKTQLVKSQSSIDVASLTKNVRGPRRREGMHHGKMQAKVRLMRSMLRNQRTSLQELYNHEGFLSKLNQELIQAIQDMEENMAVNVRTMLQQQGILGNVIDILEYSNKKRVEQLRSELQEWKEKEESKTNSLKQEVDQLNAEILKIHEEVNFLSTYMDHEYPVRSVQIANYIRQVQQAKDSQQDELDSLREMREMILGCFSNMIEKKKKKILKSLMVKTQKPYEEGLLLKTLDSQHLQRCTIWFRQLIEQLKEEIPVLISEVEQMYAGVWDPRQVVFKDVLLQRPKCTPDMPVELNIPVQEPLPF; encoded by the exons ATGGCACTAAa ACGCACCCACTCTAGGACTCACTTCCCAGGGCACAAGTTGCAAGTACTG TGGTCAGAGAAGAACCTGAAGTTGAATACTCTGCCTCCCCTCCAACAAGCCAAAGGCCACAGCAAAAGCAAGATGAAGACTCAGCTAG TGAAGTCCCAGTCCTCTATAGATGTGGCAAGCTTAACAAAGAATGTACGAGGACCTCGAAGAAGGGAAGGAATGCACCATGGGAAGATGCAGGCCAAGGTCCGGCTGATGCGG TCGATGCTTCGAAACCAGCGGACCTCACTCCAGGAGCTGTACAACCACGAGGGCTTCCTCAGCAAGCTCAACCAGGAGCTGATCCAGGCCATCCAGGACATGGAGGAGAACATGGCCGTGAACGTGCGCACAATGCTGCAGCAGCAGGGCATTCTCGGG AATGTCATCGACATCTTGGAGTACTCAAACAAGAAGCGCGTGGAGCAGCTGAGGTCAGAGCTCCAGgagtggaaagaaaaggaagaaagcaaaaccAACA GCTTGAAGCAGGAGGTGGATCAGCTAAATGCTGAAATCCTGAAGATCCACGAGGAGGTGAATTTTCTGAGCACCTACATGGATCACGAGTATCCCGTCAGGTCGGTCCAGATCGCCAATTATATACGCCAGGTGCAGCAGGCAAAGGACAGCCAGCAG GATGAGCTGGACAGCCTTAGAGAGATGCGTGAAATGATCCTGGGGTGTTTTTCCAACATGattgagaaaaagaagaagaaaatcctgAAGTCTCTGATGGT GAAAACCCAGAAACCCTATGAGGAGGGACTTTTGCTGAAGACCCTGGACAGCCAACACCTGCAGAGGTGCACGATCTGGTTCAGACAG CTCATCGAGCAGCTGAAGGAAGAAATACCTGTATTAATTTCGGAGGTGGAGCAAATGTATGCAGGAGTCTGGGACCCCCGACAAGTCGTTTTTAAGGATGTTCTGCTCCAGAGACCTAA gtGTACCCCAGACATGCCCGTGGAGCTCAACATTCCTGTGCAGGAGCCACTCCCCTTCTAG
- the C4H20orf96 gene encoding uncharacterized protein C20orf96 homolog isoform X1, translating into MALKRTHSRTHFPGHKLQVLWSEKNLKLNTLPPLQQAKGHSKSKMKTQLAVKSQSSIDVASLTKNVRGPRRREGMHHGKMQAKVRLMRSMLRNQRTSLQELYNHEGFLSKLNQELIQAIQDMEENMAVNVRTMLQQQGILGNVIDILEYSNKKRVEQLRSELQEWKEKEESKTNSLKQEVDQLNAEILKIHEEVNFLSTYMDHEYPVRSVQIANYIRQVQQAKDSQQDELDSLREMREMILGCFSNMIEKKKKKILKSLMVKTQKPYEEGLLLKTLDSQHLQRCTIWFRQLIEQLKEEIPVLISEVEQMYAGVWDPRQVVFKDVLLQRPKCTPDMPVELNIPVQEPLPF; encoded by the exons ATGGCACTAAa ACGCACCCACTCTAGGACTCACTTCCCAGGGCACAAGTTGCAAGTACTG TGGTCAGAGAAGAACCTGAAGTTGAATACTCTGCCTCCCCTCCAACAAGCCAAAGGCCACAGCAAAAGCAAGATGAAGACTCAGCTAG CAGTGAAGTCCCAGTCCTCTATAGATGTGGCAAGCTTAACAAAGAATGTACGAGGACCTCGAAGAAGGGAAGGAATGCACCATGGGAAGATGCAGGCCAAGGTCCGGCTGATGCGG TCGATGCTTCGAAACCAGCGGACCTCACTCCAGGAGCTGTACAACCACGAGGGCTTCCTCAGCAAGCTCAACCAGGAGCTGATCCAGGCCATCCAGGACATGGAGGAGAACATGGCCGTGAACGTGCGCACAATGCTGCAGCAGCAGGGCATTCTCGGG AATGTCATCGACATCTTGGAGTACTCAAACAAGAAGCGCGTGGAGCAGCTGAGGTCAGAGCTCCAGgagtggaaagaaaaggaagaaagcaaaaccAACA GCTTGAAGCAGGAGGTGGATCAGCTAAATGCTGAAATCCTGAAGATCCACGAGGAGGTGAATTTTCTGAGCACCTACATGGATCACGAGTATCCCGTCAGGTCGGTCCAGATCGCCAATTATATACGCCAGGTGCAGCAGGCAAAGGACAGCCAGCAG GATGAGCTGGACAGCCTTAGAGAGATGCGTGAAATGATCCTGGGGTGTTTTTCCAACATGattgagaaaaagaagaagaaaatcctgAAGTCTCTGATGGT GAAAACCCAGAAACCCTATGAGGAGGGACTTTTGCTGAAGACCCTGGACAGCCAACACCTGCAGAGGTGCACGATCTGGTTCAGACAG CTCATCGAGCAGCTGAAGGAAGAAATACCTGTATTAATTTCGGAGGTGGAGCAAATGTATGCAGGAGTCTGGGACCCCCGACAAGTCGTTTTTAAGGATGTTCTGCTCCAGAGACCTAA gtGTACCCCAGACATGCCCGTGGAGCTCAACATTCCTGTGCAGGAGCCACTCCCCTTCTAG